A stretch of the Planktothricoides raciborskii GIHE-MW2 genome encodes the following:
- a CDS encoding serine hydrolase, with product MLSQNRISGSVGSLLKPVTFFTWTHCLGFLIGCGFASSIIGLVAYLIFGSQFGQNFLAINSAVETKPSDKKSVVFPEYSNSKYSNSKYSNSKYSNSKYSNSKILDQIAQTSGLSTKVKITVCNLQRTCSHLRGNQIPISLASLMKVPIAVTLLDQVNRQKIPLNNQIYISKGNFTEDASDLKVERKYPLGKLLLEMIVNSSNIAPNQLIDYLSRNYINQVLESRGYRATRVYAKFIGDIFIPDDAGEKLNTSTTNELTEMMVQIYNRQHPGDDRLISLFGLQHDRELGFAALKGSSAKWLGEKTGQNSWVIGTTLAMEISGNKYILTVIDDGVYSDQAIRDAIRKISEYLAQKGHF from the coding sequence ATGTTATCTCAGAACCGGATTTCCGGATCGGTCGGTTCTCTCCTGAAACCTGTTACTTTTTTTACCTGGACGCACTGTTTAGGTTTTCTGATTGGCTGTGGTTTCGCTTCTAGTATAATTGGGTTAGTGGCTTACCTGATTTTCGGCTCCCAGTTCGGGCAAAACTTTTTGGCCATAAATTCTGCGGTGGAAACCAAGCCATCAGACAAAAAATCTGTGGTATTTCCGGAATATTCTAATTCTAAGTATTCTAATTCTAAGTATTCTAATTCTAAGTATTCTAATTCTAAGTATTCTAATTCTAAGATATTAGATCAAATTGCCCAAACAAGTGGCTTATCAACCAAAGTGAAGATTACCGTTTGTAATCTCCAGAGAACCTGTTCGCACCTCCGAGGAAACCAAATCCCAATCAGTTTAGCCAGTTTAATGAAAGTACCGATCGCCGTCACTCTTTTAGATCAAGTGAATCGGCAAAAGATTCCTCTGAATAACCAGATTTATATCAGTAAAGGTAACTTTACCGAAGATGCCTCCGATTTAAAAGTAGAAAGAAAATATCCCCTGGGTAAATTATTATTGGAAATGATTGTCAACAGCAGTAATATTGCTCCCAATCAACTGATAGACTACTTAAGCAGAAATTATATTAACCAAGTGTTAGAAAGTCGCGGCTACCGAGCCACCCGTGTGTATGCTAAATTTATTGGGGATATTTTCATCCCTGATGATGCTGGAGAAAAGTTAAATACTTCAACGACCAATGAACTGACGGAAATGATGGTGCAAATTTATAATCGTCAGCATCCTGGAGATGATAGATTAATTTCTCTATTTGGGCTACAACACGATCGCGAATTAGGATTTGCCGCATTAAAAGGTTCCTCTGCCAAGTGGTTGGGGGAAAAAACCGGGCAAAATTCCTGGGTCATTGGCACCACTTTAGCGATGGAAATTTCGGGAAATAAATATATTTTAACAGTGATTGATGATGGGGTATATTCCGATCAGGCGATTCGTGATGCCATCAGGAAAATTTCTGAATATCTTGCCCAAAAAGGTCATTTTTAG
- a CDS encoding ATP-dependent Clp protease ATP-binding subunit has protein sequence MFERFTEKAIKVIMLAQEEARRLGHNFVGTEQILLGVIGEGTGVAAKVLKAMGVNLKDARIEVEKIIGRGSGFVAVEIPFTPRAKRVLELSLEEARQLGHNYIGTEHLLLGLIREGEGVAARVLENLGVDLSKVRTEVIRMLGETAEVTPGAGGSKGRQKTPTLDEFGTNLTQLAVEGKLDPVVGRMKEIERVIQILGRRTKNNPVLIGEPGVGKTAIAEGLAQRIVTGDIPDILENKRVVTLDIGLLVAGTKYRGEFEERLKSIMDEIRSQGDIILVIDEVHTLIGAGAAEGAIDAANILKPALARGELQCIGATTLDEYRKHIERDAALERRFQPVMVGEPTVEETIEILFGLRDRYEEHHKLKISDQALDAAAKLSDRYISDRYLPDKAIDLVDEAGSRVRLINSQLPPAAKELDKELRQVLKEKDEAVRSQDYDKAGELRDRELEIKEQIRAIAQNKKKDGSQTPEIAPVVTEEDIAHIVSSWTGVPVNKLTESESEKLMHMEDTLHQRMIGQDEAVKAVSRAIRRARVGLKNPNRPIASFIFSGPTGVGKTELTKSLAAYFFGSEEAMIRLDMSEYMERHTVSKLIGSPPGYVGYNEGGQLTEAVRRRPYTVVLFDEIEKAHPDIFNMLLQILEDGRLTDAKGRTVDFKNTLIILTSNIGSKVIEKGGGGLGFEFSENQADAQYNRIRNLVNEELKQYFRPEFLNRLDEIIVFRQLTKEEVKEIAEIMLRDVFKRLTEKDITLTVSDRFKERLVEEGYNPAYGARPLRRAIMRLLEDVLAEEILSGRVSEGDTALVDINEEGKVIVQPAKDRELLTPAV, from the coding sequence ATGTTTGAACGCTTCACAGAAAAAGCAATTAAAGTGATTATGCTCGCTCAGGAGGAAGCCCGCCGTCTGGGCCATAACTTCGTGGGTACGGAGCAAATCTTACTGGGTGTCATTGGAGAAGGAACTGGGGTCGCGGCCAAAGTTCTCAAAGCAATGGGGGTAAATCTTAAAGATGCCCGGATTGAAGTAGAAAAAATTATTGGTCGCGGTTCTGGCTTCGTGGCGGTGGAAATTCCCTTCACTCCTCGCGCCAAGCGGGTTTTAGAACTATCCTTAGAAGAAGCCCGCCAATTAGGTCACAATTATATCGGCACAGAACATTTGCTCCTGGGGTTGATCCGCGAAGGGGAAGGGGTGGCGGCACGAGTGTTGGAAAATTTGGGAGTTGACCTGAGCAAAGTCCGCACTGAGGTGATTCGGATGCTGGGAGAAACTGCCGAAGTCACCCCTGGGGCTGGTGGCAGCAAAGGCCGACAAAAAACTCCCACTCTGGACGAGTTTGGCACGAATTTAACCCAATTGGCCGTCGAGGGCAAACTCGATCCCGTGGTGGGTCGGATGAAAGAAATTGAACGGGTGATTCAAATTCTCGGTCGCCGGACTAAGAATAATCCGGTGTTGATTGGAGAACCGGGGGTCGGCAAAACCGCGATCGCCGAAGGTCTGGCCCAACGCATTGTCACGGGAGATATCCCCGACATCCTGGAAAACAAGCGGGTTGTCACTCTGGATATCGGCTTGCTGGTGGCGGGAACCAAGTATCGGGGCGAATTTGAAGAACGGCTGAAAAGCATTATGGATGAGATTCGCTCTCAGGGAGATATTATCCTAGTGATTGATGAAGTCCATACCCTGATTGGGGCTGGGGCAGCGGAAGGGGCGATCGATGCGGCGAATATTCTCAAACCGGCTTTAGCCCGGGGCGAACTCCAATGCATTGGGGCAACCACTCTGGATGAGTATCGCAAGCATATCGAACGGGATGCCGCCCTGGAACGTCGTTTTCAGCCGGTGATGGTAGGCGAACCGACCGTAGAAGAAACGATCGAAATCCTCTTTGGTTTGCGCGATCGCTATGAAGAACACCATAAACTGAAAATTTCCGATCAAGCCCTGGACGCAGCGGCGAAACTGTCCGATCGCTATATTTCCGACCGCTATCTCCCGGATAAAGCCATTGACCTAGTTGATGAAGCCGGTTCCCGAGTCCGTTTAATTAACTCCCAGTTGCCTCCTGCTGCGAAGGAATTGGACAAAGAACTGCGCCAAGTCCTGAAAGAAAAAGATGAGGCGGTGCGTTCTCAAGACTACGATAAAGCCGGAGAACTGCGCGATCGCGAATTGGAAATAAAAGAACAAATTCGGGCGATCGCGCAAAACAAAAAGAAAGACGGCAGCCAAACCCCGGAAATTGCCCCAGTCGTCACCGAAGAAGACATTGCCCACATTGTCTCCTCCTGGACTGGCGTCCCGGTCAACAAGCTGACCGAATCCGAATCCGAGAAACTGATGCACATGGAAGACACCTTGCATCAGCGGATGATCGGACAAGACGAAGCGGTCAAAGCCGTATCCCGCGCCATTCGTCGCGCCCGGGTCGGACTGAAAAACCCCAACCGTCCCATCGCCTCTTTTATCTTCTCTGGGCCGACCGGGGTGGGCAAAACCGAACTGACCAAATCTCTTGCCGCTTACTTCTTCGGTTCTGAAGAAGCCATGATTCGGTTAGATATGTCCGAATATATGGAACGGCACACCGTCTCCAAACTCATCGGTTCTCCTCCGGGATATGTAGGCTACAACGAAGGCGGACAATTAACCGAAGCGGTCCGTCGTCGTCCTTACACCGTGGTGCTATTTGATGAAATCGAAAAAGCCCACCCGGACATCTTCAATATGCTATTGCAAATCCTCGAAGATGGCCGTTTAACCGATGCCAAAGGTCGCACCGTAGACTTCAAAAACACCTTAATTATTTTGACTTCTAACATCGGTTCCAAAGTCATCGAAAAAGGTGGCGGTGGCCTCGGATTTGAATTCAGTGAAAACCAAGCGGATGCCCAATATAATCGGATTCGCAACTTGGTGAATGAAGAACTGAAACAATACTTCCGTCCCGAATTTCTCAACCGTCTGGACGAGATTATTGTCTTCCGTCAATTAACCAAAGAAGAAGTCAAAGAAATCGCCGAAATTATGTTACGGGATGTCTTCAAACGGTTAACCGAAAAAGACATTACCTTAACAGTCAGCGATCGCTTCAAAGAACGGTTAGTCGAAGAAGGATATAACCCTGCGTATGGGGCGCGTCCCTTACGTCGGGCGATCATGCGCTTACTGGAAGATGTCCTCGCGGAAGAAATTCTCTCCGGTCGCGTCAGCGAAGGAGACACCGCCTTAGTGGATATCAACGAGGAAGGAAAAGTCATCGTTCAACCCGCCAAAGATCGGGAATTACTAACACCTGCGGTTTAA
- a CDS encoding UPF0175 family protein → MQITLEISDEAIAQASQLSDADWLREIAIAQRLGTRIALFQQELITLGRGSKIARMHPIEFQQLLASRGICIHYDVEEFEEDIQHLRDRGWL, encoded by the coding sequence ATGCAAATAACTCTAGAAATTTCTGATGAGGCGATCGCCCAAGCAAGTCAATTAAGTGATGCTGACTGGTTAAGAGAAATTGCGATCGCGCAGCGTCTCGGAACGAGAATCGCGCTATTTCAACAAGAACTGATTACCCTGGGTCGAGGCAGCAAAATTGCCAGAATGCACCCCATTGAATTTCAGCAGCTTTTAGCGAGTCGAGGCATTTGTATTCATTATGATGTGGAAGAATTTGAAGAAGATATTCAGCATTTGCGCGATCGAGGTTGGTTATGA
- a CDS encoding GH1 family beta-glucosidase gives MILRQFPAKFLWGAATAAYQIEGAWNEDGKGESIWDRFVHQPQRILNGDTGDIACDHYHQMPEDVALMQELGLQSYRFSVSWPRVLPEGRGMVNQKGLDFYDQLVDRLLDAGIVPNVTLNHWDLPQALQDLGGWPNRDCTDWFADYAGVVFDRLGDRVALWCTHNEPGIIAFLGHAYGVFAPGIADYSQAYQTAHHLLLSHGKAVQLFRQGGYAGEIGIVLSVSHYEPASDRPEDVAACDRADQNGTALFMDPLFKGHYPEMLWNWIGTHQPKIHDGDLEIIRQPIDFLGANYYFTEGIAFKPWGGLLKLETTPISASGWGKTEMGWGINPAGFTKILRNFQENYGNPKMYITENGCAIKDIPNAEGYVCDRQRIMFIQEHLIAIHDAIQGGANVNGYYVWTLMDNFEWAHGFFPRFGLVRIDPQTGKRIPKESAFWYREAIAKNGV, from the coding sequence ATGATATTGCGACAATTTCCGGCAAAGTTTCTCTGGGGGGCAGCCACTGCTGCTTATCAAATTGAAGGGGCATGGAATGAAGATGGTAAGGGTGAAAGTATTTGGGATCGATTTGTTCACCAACCTCAGCGGATTTTAAATGGGGATACGGGGGATATCGCCTGCGATCATTATCATCAAATGCCGGAAGATGTGGCCCTGATGCAAGAATTGGGGCTGCAATCTTATCGTTTTTCGGTTTCTTGGCCACGAGTGCTGCCCGAAGGACGAGGAATGGTGAACCAGAAGGGATTAGATTTTTATGACCAGTTGGTCGATCGCCTATTGGATGCGGGGATTGTGCCGAATGTGACTCTGAACCATTGGGACCTGCCCCAAGCATTGCAAGATTTGGGTGGCTGGCCCAATCGGGATTGTACGGATTGGTTTGCAGACTATGCCGGGGTGGTGTTCGATCGCCTCGGAGATCGGGTGGCGCTGTGGTGTACCCATAATGAACCGGGGATTATTGCGTTTTTGGGCCACGCTTACGGGGTTTTTGCCCCAGGAATTGCGGACTATTCTCAAGCGTACCAAACCGCCCATCATTTGCTGCTGTCCCACGGCAAAGCGGTGCAGCTATTTCGCCAAGGGGGATATGCGGGGGAAATTGGCATTGTCCTCAGTGTGTCCCATTATGAACCGGCCAGCGATCGCCCGGAAGATGTTGCTGCCTGCGATCGCGCTGATCAAAATGGCACCGCTTTATTTATGGATCCGCTGTTCAAGGGTCACTATCCAGAAATGTTATGGAATTGGATCGGTACTCATCAGCCAAAAATTCACGATGGGGACTTAGAAATCATTCGTCAACCCATTGATTTTTTAGGGGCAAATTATTATTTTACCGAGGGGATCGCCTTTAAACCCTGGGGCGGTTTGCTGAAACTGGAGACGACGCCAATTTCCGCATCCGGTTGGGGCAAAACGGAGATGGGCTGGGGAATTAATCCCGCTGGGTTTACCAAAATTCTGCGGAATTTTCAAGAAAATTATGGCAATCCGAAAATGTACATTACGGAAAACGGTTGTGCCATCAAAGATATTCCCAATGCGGAGGGATATGTGTGCGATCGCCAAAGAATTATGTTCATACAAGAACATTTAATCGCGATCCATGATGCGATTCAAGGGGGCGCGAACGTGAATGGTTATTATGTCTGGACATTAATGGATAACTTTGAATGGGCGCATGGTTTTTTCCCGCGCTTTGGACTGGTTAGAATAGACCCGCAAACGGGCAAACGCATTCCTAAAGAAAGTGCTTTTTGGTATCGGGAGGCGATCGCGAAAAATGGCGTTTAA
- a CDS encoding NAD(P)/FAD-dependent oxidoreductase → MSLNRLQVVVIGGGAAGFFGANACTQANPKANVILLEAGRQPLTKVRISGGGRCNVTHACFEPAVLAQNYPRGGKALRGAFTRFQPKDMVAWLNQQGVELKTEADGRMFPITDNSATVVNCLLTAAKDAGVELRTESPVMAVYPRDKNPGFEIELKSGEMLECDKLLLATGSSPRGYQIAKSLGHTIEPPVPSLFTFKIRDARLEDLAGVAVKTARVRLPEAKLEQTGPVLITHWGLSGPAVLKLSAWGARFLHDRRYDTPLMINWLPEYKLEVLQEQMQAVRSQLPRKAIATSCPFPVPRRLWERLLNVTEIDHEKRWSELSNKGINQLITELTQSRYQIVGKGEFKEEFVTCGGISLKEVEFKTMESRRCPGLFFAGEILDIDGITGGFNFQSAWTTSWLAGQGMAN, encoded by the coding sequence ATGAGTTTAAATCGTTTACAAGTTGTGGTAATTGGCGGGGGGGCGGCTGGCTTTTTTGGCGCGAACGCCTGTACACAAGCCAACCCAAAAGCGAATGTAATTTTATTAGAGGCAGGACGGCAACCCCTGACTAAAGTGCGGATTTCTGGTGGAGGTCGTTGCAATGTCACCCATGCTTGCTTTGAACCGGCAGTTTTAGCCCAAAATTATCCCAGAGGGGGCAAAGCGTTACGGGGGGCATTTACCCGGTTTCAGCCTAAAGATATGGTGGCTTGGCTGAACCAGCAGGGGGTGGAACTGAAAACCGAAGCTGATGGGCGGATGTTTCCGATTACCGATAATTCTGCCACGGTGGTGAATTGTTTGTTAACTGCGGCAAAGGATGCGGGGGTGGAACTGCGGACAGAAAGCCCGGTGATGGCGGTGTATCCTAGGGACAAAAACCCTGGGTTTGAAATCGAGTTAAAATCTGGGGAAATGTTGGAATGTGACAAACTTTTGCTGGCGACAGGTAGCAGTCCACGGGGCTATCAGATCGCTAAATCTTTGGGTCATACTATTGAACCGCCAGTTCCTTCTTTATTTACTTTTAAAATTCGGGATGCCAGATTGGAAGATTTGGCGGGAGTGGCGGTGAAAACAGCGCGAGTCCGCTTGCCAGAGGCGAAATTAGAACAAACTGGCCCAGTGTTGATTACGCATTGGGGACTTAGTGGTCCGGCAGTGTTGAAACTTTCCGCTTGGGGGGCGAGATTTCTCCACGATCGCCGATATGATACGCCCCTGATGATTAATTGGTTGCCGGAATATAAGCTAGAAGTTTTGCAAGAACAAATGCAAGCGGTGCGATCGCAACTTCCCCGAAAAGCGATCGCTACCAGTTGCCCTTTTCCCGTTCCCCGTCGTCTCTGGGAAAGGCTGCTTAATGTGACGGAAATTGACCATGAAAAGCGTTGGTCAGAGTTATCTAATAAAGGAATTAATCAATTAATCACCGAACTAACTCAAAGTCGCTATCAAATCGTCGGCAAAGGTGAATTTAAAGAAGAATTTGTCACCTGTGGGGGCATTTCTTTAAAAGAAGTCGAGTTCAAAACAATGGAAAGTCGCCGTTGTCCCGGTCTATTTTTTGCGGGAGAAATCTTAGATATTGATGGAATTACCGGGGGTTTCAATTTCCAAAGTGCTTGGACAACTAGCTGGTTAGCGGGGCAAGGGATGGCAAATTAG
- a CDS encoding GTPase family protein produces MNQQHEPNSQTDNSQPSPAPISDPSRNDEKVGEIRESPLGWKNRLSGIWHNSTDRIKQLFPVGKAAAQKLLQSILQSLTVSEAEIAEILEKVRAELPTTEATLIGKPQAGKSSIVRGLTGVSSEIVGQGFRPHTQHTQRYAYPSNDLPLLIFTDTVGLGDVSQNTEEIIQELVGDLQQPSQRAKILIVTVKINDFATNTLKKIVQQLRQFDANIPCLLVVTCLHEIYPPEVDNHPIYPPEDPEIQRAFASLQEAFGNLCDRAILIDFTLEEDGYTPVFYGLENLRDTLAEMLPKAEAQAIYQLLDENASKQLGNLYRDVGRRYILAFSVMAATLAAVPLPFATMPVLTALQVSMVGLLGKLYGQTLTPSQAGGVVSAIAGGFLAQAVGRELVKFVPVLGSAIAASWAAAYTWALGEGACVYFGDLMGGKKPDPQKIQLAMQEAFKAAQERFKKN; encoded by the coding sequence ATGAACCAGCAACATGAGCCTAACTCCCAAACTGACAATTCTCAGCCGTCCCCGGCACCAATTTCCGACCCATCTAGGAATGATGAAAAAGTAGGAGAGATTCGCGAATCGCCCCTAGGATGGAAAAATCGCCTAAGTGGGATTTGGCATAACTCCACTGACCGAATTAAACAACTTTTTCCCGTGGGCAAAGCCGCTGCCCAAAAACTGTTGCAATCAATTTTACAATCATTAACAGTCAGTGAAGCAGAAATTGCCGAAATTTTAGAGAAAGTTAGGGCAGAATTACCAACTACAGAAGCGACGTTAATTGGCAAACCCCAAGCGGGAAAAAGTTCGATTGTCCGGGGACTAACCGGGGTTTCCTCAGAAATTGTCGGTCAAGGTTTTCGTCCCCACACCCAACATACTCAACGCTATGCTTATCCTTCTAATGACCTGCCGTTGCTGATTTTTACTGATACGGTCGGACTCGGTGATGTGAGTCAAAATACAGAAGAGATTATTCAAGAATTAGTGGGAGATTTGCAACAACCTAGTCAGCGGGCAAAAATTTTAATCGTCACGGTAAAAATTAACGATTTTGCCACAAATACTCTAAAAAAAATTGTGCAGCAATTGCGACAATTTGATGCAAATATTCCTTGTTTGCTGGTGGTTACTTGCCTCCATGAAATTTATCCCCCGGAAGTTGATAATCATCCGATTTATCCCCCGGAAGATCCAGAAATACAGCGAGCATTTGCTAGTTTGCAAGAGGCTTTTGGTAACTTGTGCGATCGCGCTATTTTAATTGACTTTACTTTAGAAGAAGACGGTTACACTCCGGTATTTTATGGCCTAGAAAATCTCCGAGATACCTTGGCGGAAATGCTGCCAAAAGCTGAAGCCCAAGCGATTTATCAACTATTAGATGAAAATGCCAGCAAACAGTTAGGCAATCTTTACCGAGATGTCGGTCGGCGCTATATTTTGGCCTTTTCCGTGATGGCGGCCACCCTAGCAGCAGTCCCCCTGCCTTTTGCCACCATGCCCGTATTGACCGCATTGCAAGTGTCAATGGTGGGTTTATTGGGCAAATTGTACGGCCAAACCTTGACCCCATCTCAAGCGGGAGGGGTGGTCAGCGCGATCGCTGGGGGATTTTTAGCCCAAGCAGTAGGACGAGAATTGGTGAAATTTGTCCCGGTACTTGGTAGTGCGATCGCTGCTTCTTGGGCTGCTGCTTACACCTGGGCATTAGGGGAAGGGGCTTGTGTCTATTTCGGTGATTTAATGGGGGGCAAAAAACCCGATCCCCAGAAAATTCAACTAGCCATGCAAGAAGCATTTAAAGCCGCCCAAGAACGGTTTAAAAAAAATTAA
- a CDS encoding DUF6761 family protein — translation MLQDTATIRHYQKLSDALVELWNRGYRYDDMRMYLDGYLAALRQTNTIEAYLVNRLEEEIHRFIYDPSNFAMPELQPETEVKYY, via the coding sequence ATGCTACAAGATACCGCAACTATCCGTCACTACCAAAAACTTTCTGACGCCCTCGTAGAATTATGGAATCGGGGCTATCGTTATGACGATATGCGAATGTATTTAGACGGCTATTTAGCTGCATTGCGACAGACCAATACGATCGAAGCCTATCTAGTTAACAGGCTAGAAGAAGAAATTCATCGGTTTATTTACGATCCTTCTAATTTTGCCATGCCTGAACTTCAGCCAGAAACTGAAGTAAAGTATTATTGA
- a CDS encoding DUF3368 domain-containing protein has protein sequence MIVVSDTSPLSITIELIADDLLIDERLGRREALKLGLSVIGILGILMIPKQRGLIPRVQTLMDDLVKQAGFRISPQLYDRVLALSN, from the coding sequence ATGATTGTCGTCAGCGACACATCACCTTTATCGATAACCATTGAATTAATTGCAGATGATTTGCTAATTGATGAACGACTCGGACGCAGAGAAGCCTTGAAACTGGGACTATCTGTAATTGGCATATTGGGTATTTTGATGATCCCTAAACAAAGAGGCTTAATTCCTAGAGTACAAACTCTCATGGATGATCTGGTAAAACAAGCGGGATTTCGGATTAGTCCCCAACTATACGATCGCGTTCTTGCCTTATCAAACTAA
- a CDS encoding alpha/beta fold hydrolase — protein MATHQTLNLGDIQLSYWEWNQGKEPLLLLHGLANHALVWASLAEYLRDRYHIVAVDMRGHGDSSKPKTGYTFKEAIADLEALLDHLGWQSTHIVAHSWCGKLAPIWAVKSPHLIRSMVLVDPIFITKMPAAMKLTFPILYRVLPSLKEIEPVPTYQAAENRAKALPLYQGWSLEQQQIFQTGIEQKPDGTWASKCTIEARNEIFEEVMRVPGLTEPIQIPTLFVQPEKGVNRMEWQLKPYKTYLKKLRICQAPGNHWPFLVEPAAFNRIVEEFLAEQQPQKPGFFR, from the coding sequence ATGGCTACACATCAAACATTAAATTTAGGGGATATTCAGCTTTCTTATTGGGAATGGAACCAAGGGAAAGAACCATTGCTGTTGTTGCATGGGTTGGCTAATCATGCCCTGGTTTGGGCAAGTTTGGCCGAATATTTGCGCGATCGCTATCATATTGTGGCGGTGGATATGCGCGGACATGGTGATAGCAGTAAGCCCAAAACTGGCTATACCTTTAAAGAAGCGATCGCGGACTTAGAAGCATTATTAGACCATTTAGGGTGGCAATCTACCCATATCGTCGCTCATTCTTGGTGTGGCAAACTAGCCCCAATTTGGGCAGTAAAATCCCCCCATCTAATTCGCAGCATGGTATTAGTTGACCCGATTTTCATCACCAAAATGCCAGCGGCCATGAAACTCACCTTTCCTATTTTATATCGAGTCTTACCATCCTTAAAAGAAATTGAACCAGTCCCCACATATCAAGCCGCAGAAAACCGCGCCAAAGCATTACCCCTTTATCAAGGATGGAGTCTGGAACAACAACAAATATTTCAAACCGGAATAGAACAAAAACCCGACGGAACTTGGGCAAGTAAATGTACCATTGAAGCCCGAAACGAGATATTTGAAGAAGTAATGCGCGTCCCCGGGCTTACCGAACCGATTCAGATTCCCACTTTATTTGTGCAACCGGAAAAAGGGGTTAATCGGATGGAATGGCAACTCAAACCTTACAAAACGTACTTAAAAAAATTACGCATTTGCCAAGCCCCAGGCAACCATTGGCCATTCTTAGTAGAACCGGCAGCATTTAACCGCATTGTCGAAGAATTTCTAGCCGAACAACAACCCCAGAAACCGGGTTTCTTCAGATAA
- a CDS encoding PIN domain-containing protein: MKLVVDANIMVGEMLRIRGRHLVQNPEFQLYAAKTVLSETRHELRRRMIAMRNQGKLTEQTERELFELVNRLIENYIEIVEPSSYNSLEIEARKRIPRDTDDWPTVAVALVLPAAIWTQDYDFLGCGCPTWTTETLLLQLRDE; encoded by the coding sequence ATGAAATTAGTCGTGGATGCTAATATTATGGTCGGGGAAATGCTGCGAATTCGGGGGCGGCATTTGGTGCAAAATCCCGAATTTCAACTATATGCAGCTAAAACGGTTTTAAGTGAAACTCGCCACGAATTAAGACGACGAATGATCGCCATGAGAAATCAAGGCAAGTTGACTGAACAGACCGAGCGCGAATTGTTCGAGTTAGTCAATCGTCTAATTGAAAATTATATTGAAATAGTCGAGCCATCTTCTTACAATTCTCTGGAGATAGAGGCGAGAAAACGCATTCCTAGGGACACCGATGATTGGCCAACAGTGGCAGTTGCTTTGGTGCTACCGGCAGCAATTTGGACGCAAGATTATGACTTTTTGGGATGCGGTTGTCCCACCTGGACGACGGAAACTTTGCTCTTACAGTTGAGAGACGAATAA